The following coding sequences lie in one Brevibacterium marinum genomic window:
- a CDS encoding DUF202 domain-containing protein produces MAHDDSRSRIARRMFPDGEDPDPRFTLANERTFLSWIRTALAFIGGGIAVEAFTSEVFTPGLRATLSIVLMAIGFILASGAAFRWYRIESAMRHKTSLPLPLIIPIVSLASALGAGLLVLVFAGVL; encoded by the coding sequence GTGGCCCACGACGATTCACGCAGCAGGATCGCCCGACGGATGTTTCCCGACGGCGAGGATCCCGACCCCCGTTTCACCCTCGCCAATGAGCGCACGTTCCTGTCCTGGATTCGCACGGCTCTGGCATTCATCGGCGGCGGGATCGCGGTCGAGGCGTTCACCTCGGAAGTCTTCACCCCCGGCCTGCGGGCCACCCTGTCGATCGTCCTCATGGCCATCGGATTCATCCTCGCCTCCGGGGCGGCATTCCGGTGGTATCGCATCGAATCGGCCATGCGGCACAAGACCTCGCTGCCGCTGCCGCTCATCATCCCCATTGTCAGCCTGGCCTCCGCACTGGGTGCCGGCCTCCTCGTCCTGGTCTTCGCCGGAGTCCTGTGA
- a CDS encoding DUF202 domain-containing protein: MNTPRPGRRQPHADPGLQPERTTQSWLRTSLTMTVVSLLFIRWINVFQTLSVVVFVVCIALAIAAIALQVRRYRLGAVSIRAGRGRPTPWAVIFLTSSVCLIAVLSIASVLKITFG, translated from the coding sequence GTGAACACCCCGCGTCCCGGCCGGCGGCAGCCCCACGCCGATCCGGGCCTGCAGCCCGAGCGGACGACCCAGTCATGGCTGCGCACCAGTCTGACGATGACGGTCGTCAGCCTGCTGTTCATCCGCTGGATCAACGTGTTCCAGACCTTATCGGTCGTCGTCTTCGTCGTCTGCATCGCTTTGGCGATCGCCGCGATCGCGCTCCAAGTCAGACGCTATCGACTCGGTGCTGTGTCCATCCGCGCCGGTCGGGGCCGGCCGACCCCCTGGGCGGTCATCTTCCTCACGAGTTCGGTCTGCCTCATCGCTGTCCTCAGTATCGCCTCGGTCCTCAAGATCACCTTCGGCTGA
- a CDS encoding AEC family transporter has translation MLAVFEGFAVIAGVILVGFVLGRSEVLGPHGQQVIAKLVFYAGTPALLYVTVADTDLGLIFNTALLATGGSALIVGVLLFVLTKYIRRRDTGEAMFSAWAVSYVNIGNLGIPIAAYVLHDIGYVAPVLLFQLLILAPIGMAVLDAAGKTKVDQHWYSGLFQIIRNPIVVGAAAGVAASATGFELPRFIFEPIDMIGATAVPGALLAFGISLKDGWALPVPGTRKQLTFITVAKLVIQPLLAWVIGGPLLGYSGIALFAIVVTSALPTAQNVYIYSMQYRQSEALMRDAVFITTVLAVPTLVVIAALLG, from the coding sequence ATGCTGGCTGTTTTCGAAGGCTTCGCCGTCATCGCAGGTGTCATCCTGGTCGGATTCGTGCTGGGTCGGTCCGAGGTGCTCGGACCCCACGGTCAGCAGGTCATCGCGAAGCTCGTCTTCTATGCCGGCACCCCGGCCCTGCTCTACGTCACGGTCGCGGACACCGATCTGGGGCTGATCTTCAACACGGCCCTGCTGGCCACCGGCGGTTCCGCGCTCATCGTCGGCGTTCTGCTGTTCGTCCTCACCAAATACATCCGCAGGCGCGACACCGGTGAGGCGATGTTCTCTGCCTGGGCCGTCAGCTACGTCAACATCGGCAACCTCGGCATCCCGATCGCCGCCTATGTGCTCCACGACATCGGATACGTGGCGCCCGTCCTGCTGTTCCAGCTGCTCATCCTCGCCCCCATCGGCATGGCCGTCCTCGACGCAGCGGGGAAGACGAAGGTCGATCAGCACTGGTACTCGGGTCTGTTCCAGATCATCAGGAATCCCATCGTCGTCGGCGCCGCAGCCGGAGTGGCCGCCTCGGCGACGGGATTCGAACTGCCGCGCTTCATCTTCGAACCCATCGACATGATCGGGGCCACTGCGGTCCCCGGTGCTCTGCTGGCCTTCGGCATCTCCCTCAAGGACGGCTGGGCGCTGCCAGTGCCCGGGACCCGGAAGCAGCTGACGTTCATCACGGTCGCCAAGCTCGTCATCCAGCCCCTCCTGGCCTGGGTCATCGGCGGCCCCCTGCTCGGCTACTCGGGAATCGCGCTGTTCGCCATCGTCGTCACCTCCGCGCTGCCGACGGCGCAGAACGTCTACATCTACTCGATGCAGTACAGGCAGTCCGAGGCGCTCATGCGCGACGCCGTCTTCATCACCACTGTGCTCGCTGTGCCGACCCTCGTCGTCATCGCTGCGCTGCTCGGCTGA
- a CDS encoding TIGR01906 family membrane protein: MAGDEKNETEDLLSRRMSSGFSSPVEKQTEPPLEAANDPSTDTEAFDPIKDPITRDEPKPTTGPVHVAPAHSANPPETARAREVPANSRTSVMSEADWAAVTQAATSTEPHDPEVPERRRSVLDVIGTIWITLAAPFILLALAVRFVASGLFVKFEYFRPGFPADQFGFGSADREHYATYVIDYLSNLDSRRYLADVIMPNGEPIFISEELNHMADVKGLISLLYLIAVIGLIGAILFGLYMSRRNGMGIHIGLRLGSIISIVIMAAAAVLAFLGWETFFRGFHKVFFSDGTWEFYADDSLIRLFPPQFWVDAGIAGGGLFVLLAIILFWLSFAGHKKRRALKKARREA; encoded by the coding sequence GTGGCTGGTGACGAGAAGAACGAGACCGAAGACCTCCTGAGCAGGCGGATGAGTTCAGGATTCAGTAGTCCTGTCGAAAAGCAGACGGAGCCTCCTCTGGAGGCGGCGAACGACCCTTCGACCGACACCGAGGCGTTCGACCCGATCAAGGACCCCATCACCAGGGACGAACCCAAGCCCACGACCGGGCCGGTGCACGTCGCCCCTGCTCACTCGGCGAACCCTCCCGAGACCGCCAGGGCCCGGGAAGTTCCTGCCAACTCACGCACCTCGGTGATGAGCGAAGCCGACTGGGCCGCCGTGACACAGGCGGCGACCTCGACCGAGCCCCACGACCCCGAAGTGCCGGAGAGGCGCCGCAGCGTCCTCGACGTCATCGGCACCATCTGGATCACGCTCGCGGCCCCATTCATTCTGCTTGCCCTGGCTGTGCGGTTCGTCGCCTCGGGTCTGTTCGTCAAGTTCGAATACTTCCGGCCCGGATTCCCCGCCGACCAGTTCGGCTTCGGCAGCGCCGACCGCGAGCACTACGCCACATACGTCATCGACTACCTGTCGAACCTCGACTCCCGGCGCTATCTCGCCGATGTGATCATGCCCAACGGTGAGCCCATCTTCATCTCCGAAGAGCTCAACCACATGGCCGATGTGAAGGGCCTCATCTCCCTGCTGTACCTGATTGCGGTGATCGGGCTCATCGGCGCGATCCTCTTCGGCCTCTACATGTCGCGTCGCAATGGCATGGGCATCCACATCGGACTCCGCCTAGGTTCCATCATCAGCATCGTCATCATGGCCGCCGCGGCAGTGTTGGCCTTCCTGGGCTGGGAGACCTTCTTCCGTGGATTCCACAAGGTCTTCTTCAGCGACGGAACGTGGGAGTTCTACGCCGACGATTCCCTCATCCGACTGTTCCCACCCCAGTTCTGGGTCGACGCGGGCATTGCCGGAGGCGGACTCTTCGTCCTCCTCGCAATCATCCTCTTCTGGCTCAGCTTCGCCGGTCACAAGAAGCGCCGCGCACTCAAGAAGGCACGCCGAGAGGCCTGA